One Nitrospirae bacterium YQR-1 DNA window includes the following coding sequences:
- the phaC gene encoding class III poly(R)-hydroxyalkanoic acid synthase subunit PhaC, whose product MKAPFLTFDTKNMTKELFDLGQKMIKGAETIMGIEDIDVGATPKELVFQQDKMKLYHYVSKNKPTCSVPVLIVYALVNKEYMLDLQPDRSIVKNLLDRGLDLYIIDWGYPTKADRYIGLDDYINVYLHDAVDFIRERSNNDKINLMGICQGGTFSTMFSAIYPEKIKNLITLVTPIDFSIQKGLLFNWSKNINPDSLIDAYGVVPGDFLNSGFLMLMPITLNVGKYIGMLDVVGEKDKLLNFLRMEKWIFDSPDQAGECLRQFIKDMYQGNKLASGGLKIGEKDVNLKKITMPLLNIYASGDHIVPPAATKPLNDLVSSTDKELYEFKGGHIGVFVGAKSQKELAPAISEWLHKRADGKPHKKAAAK is encoded by the coding sequence ATGAAGGCACCTTTTTTAACTTTTGACACAAAAAACATGACAAAAGAATTATTTGATCTCGGACAGAAAATGATTAAAGGGGCCGAGACAATAATGGGCATTGAAGATATAGACGTTGGGGCAACCCCAAAGGAGCTTGTCTTTCAGCAAGACAAAATGAAGCTCTACCACTACGTGTCGAAAAACAAACCGACTTGCAGTGTGCCGGTTCTGATTGTCTATGCTTTAGTCAATAAAGAGTACATGCTGGACTTACAACCGGACAGAAGTATCGTGAAAAACCTGCTTGACCGCGGCCTTGACCTCTACATAATAGACTGGGGATATCCAACTAAGGCCGACAGATATATCGGCCTTGACGACTACATAAATGTTTATTTACATGATGCCGTGGATTTCATAAGAGAAAGGTCAAATAATGACAAGATTAACCTCATGGGGATATGTCAGGGCGGTACATTTTCAACTATGTTTTCAGCCATATACCCGGAAAAAATTAAGAACCTCATTACCCTTGTAACTCCCATAGATTTTTCCATACAGAAGGGACTGCTCTTTAACTGGTCAAAGAACATAAACCCGGATTCCCTCATTGATGCATACGGTGTGGTGCCCGGAGATTTTCTGAACTCAGGATTTCTTATGCTTATGCCCATTACCCTTAATGTCGGCAAGTACATCGGCATGTTGGATGTTGTGGGGGAAAAGGATAAACTCCTTAATTTCCTCAGGATGGAAAAGTGGATATTTGACAGCCCCGACCAGGCAGGGGAGTGTCTAAGACAATTTATTAAAGACATGTACCAGGGCAACAAACTTGCCTCAGGTGGCTTAAAGATAGGTGAAAAGGACGTCAACCTTAAAAAGATAACGATGCCTCTTTTGAATATTTATGCAAGCGGAGACCATATAGTTCCCCCTGCCGCCACCAAGCCTCTTAATGATCTCGTAAGCAGCACGGACAAGGAGCTGTACGAGTTTAAGGGCGGCCACATCGGCGTCTTTGTTGGAGCTAAATCACAGAAAGAATTAGCTCCTGCAATTTCCGAGTGGTTACACAAAAGAGCAGACGGCAAACCTCACAAAAAAGCCGCCGCTAAGTAA
- a CDS encoding carbohydrate kinase family protein, translating into MKILVAGSLAFDRIMDFSGKFSDHIIADKLKILNVCFMINGVRENFGGTAGNIAYTLSLLDETPTLISQAGRDFEHYKYRLQSNNISTEHVKIYKEELTAGAYITTDADDNQITSFNPGAMKFPSTYDFDTLEPSKTLAIIAPGNLDDMLNFSRVYKQKGIKYIFDPGQSLPAWNGENLIEMITGSFIFISNDYELNLVLEKTGKTLADLLKLCKTVITTKSEYGSVIQTLEGDGVKTEDIPIVKTTTVSDPTGAGDAYRGGLLKGLALDKNNLSFACKIGAAAASYCVEVFGPQNFKFTKEEFNKRFKQTFQCSAY; encoded by the coding sequence ATGAAAATATTGGTAGCAGGCTCTTTGGCGTTTGACAGGATTATGGATTTTTCCGGGAAGTTTTCCGACCACATAATTGCCGATAAGTTGAAGATATTAAACGTGTGTTTTATGATAAACGGGGTAAGGGAGAATTTTGGCGGCACAGCCGGCAACATCGCCTATACCTTGTCTTTGCTTGATGAGACCCCAACCCTGATTTCTCAGGCCGGACGGGATTTTGAACATTACAAATACAGGCTGCAATCTAACAATATATCAACAGAGCATGTAAAAATATACAAAGAAGAGTTGACAGCCGGAGCTTACATAACCACAGACGCCGATGACAACCAGATAACATCATTTAATCCCGGAGCTATGAAATTTCCATCCACATATGATTTCGACACACTTGAACCCTCAAAGACCTTAGCAATCATAGCCCCCGGAAATCTTGATGACATGTTGAATTTCAGCAGGGTTTATAAACAAAAAGGGATTAAGTATATATTTGACCCCGGGCAATCGCTTCCCGCCTGGAACGGAGAGAACCTGATAGAAATGATAACAGGCTCATTTATTTTCATAAGCAACGACTACGAATTAAACCTTGTGCTGGAAAAAACAGGCAAAACACTCGCAGATTTACTCAAACTCTGCAAAACCGTGATAACCACAAAGAGCGAATACGGCTCAGTAATTCAAACACTTGAGGGTGACGGTGTAAAAACAGAGGATATTCCGATAGTTAAAACCACTACGGTAAGCGACCCAACCGGAGCAGGGGATGCCTACAGGGGCGGCCTTCTGAAAGGATTGGCTTTAGATAAAAACAACCTCAGCTTTGCCTGTAAAATAGGAGCCGCCGCCGCCTCATACTGTGTTGAGGTCTTTGGGCCGCAGAATTTTAAATTTACAAAAGAGGAATTTAACAAGCGCTTTAAACAGACATTTCAATGTAGTGCTTACTAA
- the uvrC gene encoding excinuclease ABC subunit UvrC has protein sequence MNKIADKLSTVPVEPGVYLFKNEKESILYVGKARVLRNRLRSYFNSSIKSDLRKSALVREAHDFTFIVTESEVEALALEANLIKQHRPKYNIILKDDKNYPYLKITMTEKWPKIDIVRRFNHDGNVYTGPYVSSRSMRETLDFIKKYFPIRTCNYRLESINRPCVDYQIGYCSAPCVGLISKEEYMEHVNEAVEFLKGKRQSLLDKLTEKMNACSEALQYEAAAGYRDKIKAIAAAWEMQKVVDVNFADMDVLGLYRTGTEGLINVFFVRNGCLTGVKDFYIKDIGGVDVKELISTFIEQFYNKDIYPPGEIIVNEKPEHRETLLKWLKRKRGTVVKITVPKDVKRINLLKMANENAATSFKIKQGNSDAFILDELSYRLGLSKTPSCVGAFDISTISGSESVGAFICWQDGGFNKNLYRHVRIQSVTGVDDYSMMRETFERVAKNLGADFPELAIIDGGRGQLEAALKAMRALIAEDMPYMAGVTIVSIAKKPDRVFFQSGVKKPLNIEDGLPSSLFLKRIRDEVHRFAITYHRKLRAKRLVESPLERLRGISKKHRVALLKHFDGISAIRAATVEEISQIEGFNKKLAETIIEGLQKNNEVA, from the coding sequence ATGAATAAAATTGCAGATAAACTCAGCACTGTGCCGGTTGAGCCGGGGGTGTATCTTTTTAAAAATGAAAAGGAAAGTATCCTGTATGTGGGAAAGGCACGGGTACTGAGAAATCGTCTGCGCAGTTATTTTAATTCAAGTATCAAAAGTGATTTGAGAAAGTCGGCACTTGTCAGAGAGGCCCATGATTTCACTTTTATCGTGACAGAATCCGAGGTGGAAGCGCTTGCTCTTGAGGCCAATCTAATAAAACAACACCGGCCAAAATATAATATCATTCTTAAAGACGACAAAAACTACCCATACCTTAAAATTACCATGACTGAGAAATGGCCTAAAATTGACATTGTGCGCAGGTTTAACCATGACGGCAATGTTTACACAGGGCCTTATGTATCATCCAGGAGCATGAGGGAGACACTTGATTTCATTAAAAAATATTTTCCCATACGAACCTGTAACTATCGTCTTGAGAGCATCAACCGCCCGTGTGTAGATTACCAGATAGGGTACTGCAGTGCGCCGTGTGTGGGGCTCATCAGTAAGGAAGAGTACATGGAGCACGTAAATGAGGCCGTAGAATTTCTAAAGGGTAAAAGACAGTCTTTACTGGATAAACTTACCGAAAAAATGAATGCCTGCTCGGAGGCTTTGCAATATGAGGCCGCCGCCGGATACAGGGATAAGATAAAGGCCATAGCGGCGGCATGGGAGATGCAAAAGGTGGTTGATGTCAACTTTGCCGATATGGACGTTTTAGGCCTTTACCGGACCGGCACGGAGGGGCTCATCAATGTGTTTTTTGTCAGAAACGGCTGTTTAACCGGTGTTAAGGATTTTTATATAAAAGACATTGGCGGAGTTGACGTGAAAGAATTAATTTCCACCTTTATCGAGCAGTTTTATAACAAGGACATATATCCGCCTGGTGAGATAATCGTAAATGAAAAACCTGAGCACAGGGAGACACTTTTGAAGTGGCTTAAAAGAAAGCGCGGCACTGTGGTTAAAATAACAGTACCAAAAGATGTAAAAAGGATAAACCTGCTTAAAATGGCAAATGAAAACGCCGCAACATCTTTTAAGATAAAACAGGGTAACTCGGATGCCTTTATATTGGATGAGCTTAGCTACAGGCTGGGGCTTAGTAAAACACCGTCTTGTGTTGGGGCATTTGATATTTCCACAATATCGGGAAGCGAATCGGTTGGAGCTTTCATATGCTGGCAAGACGGGGGGTTTAATAAAAATCTCTACAGACATGTTAGAATACAGAGTGTAACCGGCGTGGATGACTACTCGATGATGAGGGAAACTTTTGAGCGTGTTGCAAAAAACCTTGGGGCGGATTTCCCTGAGCTTGCAATAATTGACGGAGGGCGCGGGCAGTTGGAGGCGGCTCTTAAGGCGATGAGGGCACTGATTGCTGAGGACATGCCTTACATGGCAGGGGTAACAATTGTTTCAATAGCTAAAAAACCGGACAGAGTGTTTTTTCAGAGCGGTGTCAAAAAACCTTTAAACATAGAAGACGGCTTGCCGTCTTCATTATTTTTAAAGCGGATACGGGATGAGGTACACCGTTTTGCCATAACGTACCACAGAAAACTCAGGGCAAAGAGGCTTGTGGAATCTCCTCTGGAAAGACTCAGGGGAATATCTAAAAAGCACAGGGTAGCTCTTCTTAAGCACTTTGACGGTATTTCCGCCATAAGGGCCGCAACAGTTGAGGAAATTTCACAAATAGAAGGATTTAATAAGAAACTTGCAGAAACTATTATAGAAGGGTTACAAAAAAACAACGAGGTAGCTTAA
- the prmC gene encoding peptide chain release factor N(5)-glutamine methyltransferase: MRANEAIRKLSAQLKGAGITASEKEAELIVCFTLKTGKNSLYRDNPEITEDMYQDVITRRLLREPLQYIISEMDFLDLTLKVGPGVLIPRPETELVTAETIKLLKEIFNQPLTILDLCTGSGAIALSLAKALSDSLVCGVDVSDKALSYARENARLNGIGNVDFLRGNLFEPVGGLKFDLIISNPPYIKTGDISGLEPEISCYEPIEALDGGADGLLFYRAILKQAKSHMYREKALIVLEIGCDEAAGVEKIAKEAGFKNIHFKKDYAGLERMAVIYE, from the coding sequence ATGAGAGCAAATGAGGCCATACGAAAACTATCAGCTCAGCTTAAGGGCGCAGGCATAACCGCCTCTGAAAAAGAAGCGGAACTTATCGTTTGTTTTACCCTAAAAACCGGCAAAAACTCCCTTTACAGGGATAACCCTGAAATCACGGAAGACATGTACCAGGATGTTATAACCCGCCGTCTTCTGAGAGAACCCCTGCAGTATATAATCTCAGAGATGGATTTTTTAGACTTAACTTTAAAAGTCGGCCCCGGTGTGCTTATTCCGAGGCCTGAGACAGAGCTTGTCACCGCAGAAACCATCAAACTCTTAAAAGAGATTTTTAATCAGCCCCTTACAATTTTAGACTTATGCACAGGCAGCGGTGCCATTGCACTGAGTCTTGCCAAAGCTCTTTCGGATTCCCTTGTCTGTGGGGTTGATGTATCAGATAAAGCACTAAGTTATGCACGTGAAAATGCCCGCCTCAATGGTATCGGCAATGTGGATTTTCTAAGGGGTAATCTTTTTGAGCCGGTCGGTGGCTTGAAATTTGATTTAATAATCTCAAACCCGCCTTACATAAAAACAGGTGACATCAGCGGACTTGAGCCTGAAATCAGCTGCTATGAGCCGATAGAGGCCCTTGACGGAGGTGCTGACGGACTACTGTTTTACAGAGCAATCCTGAAGCAGGCTAAAAGTCATATGTATCGAGAGAAAGCTCTGATAGTTTTGGAAATTGGATGTGATGAGGCTGCAGGGGTTGAAAAAATTGCCAAAGAAGCCGGTTTTAAAAATATTCACTTCAAAAAAGACTATGCAGGGCTTGAGCGGATGGCTGTTATTTATGAATAA
- a CDS encoding NUDIX domain-containing protein: MILNIKQERSYGIVPVYEQDGKRLFLLIQHNAGHWAFPKGHANEGETPAEAAKREFEEETAVTDYELSDLAPFVENYIVMRQGGAVNKTVTFFLAFVKNPAVTIQESEIMHYKWAGYAEALSTITFREGKELLFEVNEYFNRF, translated from the coding sequence GTGATTTTAAACATTAAACAGGAGCGCTCATACGGAATAGTGCCGGTGTATGAGCAGGACGGAAAAAGGCTTTTTCTTTTAATACAACATAATGCAGGGCATTGGGCATTTCCAAAGGGGCACGCTAATGAGGGAGAGACCCCGGCGGAGGCGGCTAAAAGGGAATTCGAAGAGGAAACCGCCGTCACTGATTATGAACTCTCAGACCTCGCTCCCTTTGTCGAAAACTATATAGTGATGAGGCAGGGCGGAGCTGTTAATAAAACCGTTACGTTTTTTTTAGCCTTTGTGAAAAACCCTGCCGTTACGATTCAGGAATCCGAAATCATGCACTACAAATGGGCCGGCTATGCTGAGGCACTCTCAACAATTACTTTCAGGGAAGGGAAAGAATTATTATTTGAAGTCAATGAATATTTTAACAGATTCTGA
- a CDS encoding 2-oxoacid:acceptor oxidoreductase family protein, producing the protein MEKRFLIGGSGGQGILFMGNLIASAAMVSGMEVTWFPSYGAEIRCGTANCTVIVSDEAIGSPVIKFIDVLVVFNDMSLKKFICRLKKDGLLFYDSSLLSYDNVAAEINAVGIPATTIASELGSKKSANMLMLGAVASMSGILKKDDLLSVMEKDSARLPAETLALNKRAIEKGFEIIENQKRTGL; encoded by the coding sequence ATGGAGAAACGGTTTCTTATCGGAGGTTCCGGCGGACAGGGTATCCTTTTTATGGGTAACCTTATAGCCTCTGCCGCAATGGTCAGCGGCATGGAGGTGACGTGGTTTCCCTCATACGGCGCTGAAATCAGGTGCGGCACGGCAAACTGTACCGTCATTGTGTCGGATGAAGCAATAGGCTCACCGGTTATAAAGTTCATTGACGTGCTGGTTGTTTTTAACGACATGTCTTTAAAAAAATTCATTTGCAGATTAAAAAAAGACGGTTTGTTGTTTTATGATTCATCACTGCTTTCATATGACAATGTAGCCGCTGAAATAAATGCCGTGGGGATTCCCGCCACAACTATTGCCTCAGAGCTTGGCAGTAAGAAGTCTGCAAATATGCTCATGCTGGGGGCTGTCGCTTCAATGTCAGGTATTTTAAAGAAAGATGATCTTCTGTCGGTTATGGAAAAGGACTCAGCAAGATTACCCGCTGAGACTCTTGCGCTTAACAAGCGTGCAATAGAGAAAGGTTTTGAGATAATTGAAAATCAGAAACGCACTGGTCTCTGA
- a CDS encoding thiamine pyrophosphate-dependent enzyme, producing MKQVFKRPESLKEAAFRFCPGCGHSLVHRMIAEAVDELQIRERVIGIAPVGCAVFAYDYFNFDVIECAHGRPPAVATALKRVNPDSIVFSYQGDGDLAAIGTGEIIHAANRGENLSFFFINNATYGMTGGQAAPTTLLNQKTTTSPKGKTIAAEGYPLKVSELIATVDGAAFVARAALDGIKGVAATKSLILRVFENQLRGVGFSFLEILSSCPTDWHLSSVDSFRWIHTDMSAVFKPGILKDVDPGRGKL from the coding sequence ATGAAGCAGGTCTTTAAAAGACCGGAGAGTCTGAAAGAGGCGGCGTTCCGTTTTTGCCCCGGCTGCGGCCACTCCCTGGTGCACAGGATGATAGCCGAGGCGGTAGATGAGCTGCAAATCAGGGAACGAGTAATCGGAATAGCCCCGGTGGGGTGCGCTGTGTTTGCTTACGATTACTTTAACTTTGATGTAATAGAGTGCGCTCATGGCAGGCCCCCTGCGGTAGCAACAGCACTAAAGCGCGTTAACCCAGACTCTATAGTTTTTTCATACCAGGGAGACGGCGACCTGGCCGCTATCGGCACAGGAGAAATTATACATGCCGCAAACAGAGGTGAAAATCTGTCGTTTTTCTTTATAAATAACGCCACTTATGGAATGACAGGCGGGCAGGCGGCCCCGACAACCTTACTAAATCAAAAAACCACGACAAGCCCTAAGGGAAAAACCATAGCCGCAGAGGGCTATCCTCTTAAGGTTAGTGAGCTGATAGCAACCGTTGACGGCGCCGCTTTTGTAGCCAGAGCAGCTCTTGACGGCATTAAGGGTGTAGCAGCAACAAAGTCACTTATCCTGAGAGTGTTTGAGAATCAATTAAGAGGTGTAGGGTTTAGTTTTCTTGAAATCCTCTCTTCCTGCCCCACCGACTGGCACCTCAGCTCTGTTGACTCATTTAGATGGATACACACGGATATGTCTGCGGTGTTTAAACCCGGGATACTTAAAGATGTTGACCCCGGCAGGGGAAAACTCTGA
- a CDS encoding MFS transporter has product MTTSSAKKTFYIFSTVSSIWAVVYGFIGPYFVIKVKELSDGVEKLGIAFGIMIFLQAVSSYFSGHYADKVGRKPILIATAVVEAVTMFLYTIVTQTYQLYILQAILGITNGVMGTIKTVILGDITIREFRGQTVGKFQAAVSFASAAGVALSGYMVKYLGINYLFYLASAVVILSSLLLFFMKDEG; this is encoded by the coding sequence TTGACCACTTCATCGGCCAAAAAGACATTTTATATATTTTCCACAGTCAGCTCGATATGGGCGGTTGTTTATGGTTTTATAGGTCCGTACTTTGTAATAAAGGTAAAGGAGCTCAGTGACGGGGTTGAGAAACTGGGTATAGCATTTGGCATTATGATTTTCCTTCAAGCCGTGTCGTCGTATTTCTCAGGGCACTATGCGGATAAAGTCGGCAGAAAGCCCATACTTATCGCAACAGCCGTAGTTGAGGCCGTAACCATGTTTTTATACACCATTGTCACTCAAACTTACCAGTTGTATATACTGCAAGCTATTCTTGGTATTACAAACGGGGTGATGGGAACAATAAAAACCGTGATACTAGGCGACATAACCATAAGAGAGTTCAGGGGCCAAACCGTAGGGAAATTTCAGGCGGCAGTGAGCTTCGCCTCAGCCGCAGGGGTTGCCCTAAGCGGATACATGGTCAAGTACCTCGGTATAAATTACCTGTTCTACCTGGCATCTGCAGTGGTTATTTTAAGCTCGTTGTTATTGTTTTTTATGAAAGACGAGGGTTGA
- the gptM gene encoding geopeptide radical SAM maturase yields MDKSIYIKTFELEDKPDSYLLYSTKRALKMVINKKFWDAFNPQKLTNQKELEFFTFCKKNGLVVESKAKEKKEMLESIDKANNEGKFFNATVVLNLQCNLACRYCFEGTQKGEFYMQMSTSESLIEMVHNKLKAGKDNITLVFYGGEPFITYSLMKHIATRVRSLADSFKAEFAFKIVTNGTLFTGKQAAELVPLGLVGARITLDGISDNHDVFRPFKNGDPSFDVIIKNIKEVIKHVKLEIGGNYTKDNYSEFPKLIDYLYKQGITPDKLYMLKFDPVMQLKSKFALSDFTDGCVSSDEPWAHMAHSYLREEIMKRGYTTGKLVPSACVVEFKDNLIINYDGLMYKCPPMLGHKEYAVGSLDRGIENYTEKLNLNSWWQNKKCLSCEYLPICFGGCRYIKNAKDGNMKGMDCKKKTLDSTLEVLIKQEVKYNQLISKA; encoded by the coding sequence ATGGATAAATCAATTTATATTAAAACTTTCGAATTAGAAGATAAACCTGATTCCTATCTGTTGTATTCAACTAAAAGGGCTCTGAAAATGGTTATAAATAAAAAATTCTGGGATGCGTTTAATCCACAGAAGTTAACAAACCAAAAGGAGCTGGAGTTTTTTACTTTCTGTAAGAAAAATGGATTAGTTGTAGAAAGCAAGGCAAAAGAAAAAAAAGAGATGCTGGAAAGCATTGACAAGGCAAACAATGAAGGGAAATTTTTTAACGCCACAGTAGTTCTTAATCTCCAGTGTAACCTGGCGTGTAGGTATTGCTTTGAGGGGACACAAAAGGGTGAGTTTTATATGCAGATGAGTACCTCAGAGAGCCTTATTGAAATGGTTCACAATAAGCTCAAAGCAGGCAAGGATAATATAACGTTGGTTTTTTACGGCGGCGAGCCTTTTATAACCTACAGCTTGATGAAACACATCGCAACCAGGGTAAGGTCCTTAGCTGATAGTTTCAAAGCTGAGTTTGCTTTTAAGATAGTGACAAACGGTACGCTTTTTACAGGCAAACAGGCTGCGGAATTAGTGCCTTTAGGGCTTGTTGGTGCAAGAATTACACTTGACGGAATAAGCGATAACCACGATGTGTTTCGGCCCTTTAAAAACGGGGATCCCTCTTTCGATGTTATAATTAAAAACATAAAAGAAGTTATAAAACATGTGAAACTGGAGATAGGCGGCAATTACACTAAGGACAACTATTCAGAGTTTCCTAAGCTGATTGATTATCTTTATAAGCAGGGAATTACCCCTGATAAGCTCTATATGCTTAAATTTGATCCCGTCATGCAGCTTAAAAGCAAATTTGCGCTAAGCGACTTCACAGACGGATGTGTGTCATCGGATGAGCCGTGGGCGCATATGGCACATTCATACCTGAGGGAGGAGATAATGAAAAGGGGATACACAACCGGGAAGCTGGTTCCCAGTGCCTGTGTGGTGGAGTTTAAGGATAATCTGATAATTAACTATGACGGCCTGATGTACAAATGTCCTCCGATGCTGGGACACAAGGAATATGCAGTGGGCAGCCTTGACCGTGGAATTGAGAATTACACGGAGAAGTTAAATTTAAACTCATGGTGGCAAAACAAAAAATGTTTGTCATGCGAGTACCTGCCGATATGTTTTGGAGGGTGCAGATACATAAAAAACGCTAAAGATGGGAATATGAAAGGGATGGATTGTAAGAAAAAAACTTTAGATTCAACATTAGAGGTGCTTATTAAGCAGGAAGTCAAATATAATCAGCTTATAAGCAAAGCTTGA
- a CDS encoding polysaccharide biosynthesis protein, translated as MKRKFYFILSDMLIIAASFYLSFYIRFDFSIDTVDKYLQLILFFLPIFMIVKISTFYVFRIYSITWRYVGLNDLCKIVNALITAEMVLIGVIYYMFLTETQRLSGSGTMFPRSIIVIDWILSLFFMSAIRISKRLYHEILSRKRSKEGKNTIIIGAGNSAEMLVREISRQLVPEFNVIGFLDDDPNKIGAYVHSIKVLGKIEKLRDFIYKHNIAVVIIAITNLDYGALKKIYEMSRGSGIKNIKITPMMHGDNNVNIAINSLEDLKIEDLIGRQVIKLDYGKIKDFLSDNRIVVFGAGGSIGSEVASQLCALKPSHLVLFDMDETAMFNIEHKLSKHYPALKQNISYVIGNITDIRRVEEVFTQYRPDKVFHAAAYKHVPMMEHNPTEAIKVNVLGTHNIATCSERYGVKKFIMLSTDKAVNPSGIMGATKRAAEEICRVLAGATSFISVRFGNVLGSRGSVLPLMLEQLRKGGPLTVTHRDMERYFMTIPEAVSLVLQASVIGQSGDIMILDMGKPVKILELAEELIRLHGMTPYKDIDIEFIGLRPAEKLREELYTSVEKITRTSHEKILTIMNAGVSTKPEIQDMLGQLRETLESSGTHKDMEIRNILRKYHMLGDSPQ; from the coding sequence ATGAAGCGCAAATTTTATTTCATCTTATCCGATATGCTAATCATAGCAGCGTCTTTTTATTTGTCTTTTTATATCCGGTTTGATTTCTCAATTGATACTGTGGATAAGTACCTTCAACTCATATTGTTTTTCCTGCCGATTTTCATGATTGTAAAAATATCCACATTTTATGTATTCAGAATCTACAGTATCACATGGCGATATGTCGGACTAAACGATTTGTGTAAGATAGTCAACGCCTTAATAACCGCTGAGATGGTCCTCATAGGGGTCATATATTACATGTTTTTGACGGAAACGCAGCGATTATCGGGGAGCGGCACGATGTTTCCCCGCAGTATAATAGTCATAGACTGGATTTTGTCATTATTCTTTATGTCTGCCATAAGGATATCCAAGCGCCTCTACCATGAGATACTAAGCCGGAAACGGAGTAAAGAGGGCAAGAACACGATAATAATCGGAGCCGGCAACTCCGCCGAAATGCTTGTAAGAGAGATATCAAGGCAACTGGTGCCGGAATTTAATGTAATAGGTTTTCTTGATGATGATCCCAATAAAATCGGCGCTTATGTTCACAGCATTAAGGTACTTGGAAAAATCGAAAAACTCCGCGATTTTATATATAAACACAACATTGCGGTGGTTATTATTGCAATAACCAATCTTGATTACGGGGCACTTAAGAAAATATATGAGATGTCGAGGGGCTCAGGCATAAAAAACATAAAAATCACACCTATGATGCACGGTGACAACAACGTAAACATAGCTATCAATTCACTGGAGGATTTGAAAATCGAGGACCTTATCGGAAGACAGGTGATAAAGCTTGATTACGGCAAAATAAAGGATTTTCTGTCGGATAACCGCATAGTGGTGTTTGGAGCAGGGGGATCAATCGGCTCTGAGGTGGCAAGCCAGCTCTGTGCGCTTAAGCCCTCACACCTTGTACTGTTTGACATGGATGAAACGGCCATGTTTAATATTGAACACAAGTTAAGTAAACACTATCCGGCACTGAAACAAAACATAAGTTATGTGATAGGTAACATAACGGATATCCGGCGCGTGGAGGAGGTTTTTACACAGTACAGGCCGGATAAGGTGTTTCATGCGGCGGCGTATAAGCATGTCCCCATGATGGAACATAATCCTACGGAGGCTATCAAGGTCAATGTTTTAGGCACTCACAATATAGCAACATGTTCGGAACGTTACGGGGTGAAAAAATTTATTATGCTTTCAACCGATAAGGCGGTAAACCCCAGCGGGATAATGGGGGCAACCAAGAGGGCTGCAGAGGAGATTTGCAGAGTGTTGGCGGGGGCTACGTCTTTTATATCCGTGAGGTTTGGAAATGTGCTCGGAAGCAGGGGAAGCGTACTGCCCCTTATGCTTGAGCAATTACGCAAGGGCGGGCCGCTTACCGTAACACACAGGGATATGGAGCGGTACTTTATGACTATACCGGAGGCTGTATCGCTTGTTTTACAAGCCAGTGTTATAGGGCAGAGCGGGGACATCATGATCCTTGATATGGGAAAACCGGTAAAGATTCTTGAGCTGGCCGAGGAGTTAATCAGGCTTCACGGCATGACGCCATATAAAGATATTGATATTGAGTTTATTGGCCTGCGCCCTGCCGAAAAACTAAGGGAAGAGCTATATACCTCTGTTGAGAAGATAACTAGGACATCTCATGAAAAAATACTGACAATAATGAATGCCGGAGTCAGTACAAAACCGGAAATTCAGGACATGTTAGGGCAACTAAGGGAGACACTAGAGAGCTCCGGCACTCACAAGGATATGGAAATAAGAAATATTCTCAGAAAATACCATATGTTGGGAGACAGCCCTCAGTAG